The sequence below is a genomic window from Zygosaccharomyces rouxii strain CBS732 chromosome D complete sequence.
TGGCCACTCCTTAGCAGGATCCTGTTCATGCCAATATTCCGTGTGCTTCAATTTATTCCAAGGATCGTACTCAAATTCTATAGCTGCTGATGGTCCCCATTTAGCGTGTTCTTTAGCGATACCTTTCTTTGCCACACATTTTAGTGTTAATTCTTGACCCTTTCTCAGTTTACAGATTAAAACACCATTTCCCTCCTTATCTTGAATTATTGGATGACCTAGATTACGTCCCATCAAGTTGGAAACAATAACTAAATCCTTTGCATAGACATTTGTTGTACTTTCACTTTCACCAATAGCTTGTAACGTTAGGACGACTGAACATTTATCACAATGGTCTTCACAGAAACAATCACGACAGTACTCCAGTTGCTCAATATCCGTACTCTGTAATGGAATCAGCCCCAGTCTGTGGGCAATAAATTCGTCCGCAAGAACACTTGTATTGGTTTCCACTTCTACAGAATCTATGGCTAGAGTGGGAATTTCTGCAATCATCACTCGCCTTAGCGAGTTAGCCATGGCAAGCTCTACATGTGATAAAATGAAGTCCACATTCTCCCTGGTAGCCTCTCTAATCTTAACTTGGGGTCCTTCTTCACTCATTTTCTGCCACTTGAATTCTTTTCACCCTCGATTACACTTAAAGTCTGGTGAACTTTGAGTACATGTTGAActtgatttgaaaaaagtgcTTAACATAAGAAATGCTGCCTAAAGGAACGAAAAGACGTAAATCACAGAAAACGGATTTTGGGATCGATTGGACTAGATTACTAGCAAATAGATCGTCTCTGATAATATGAGCGGATTGTATCCTATACCTGACACAAGGTTTGAGAGCACATTTAAAAGAGCATTAAATCGAGAAGCTGAAAAGCAGAGAACTCTACAATGGAAAAAGATGGGGGTTGAAGACCCGCTAGTGATTaatcaattgcaaaagaACCAGCCTGTTAAAATTAATAGTTATGTGGTTTGTAAAGTAGTGGCAAGAGACGTTATATTTATGCCTCTCGTTCAAGGTCTCTTATGGACTAGTCTTCTAATCACGATGAAACCTTGGTTAAGAAGCGTGATTCAAAACGGTAGAAAATTCGGTACTTTTATCTATAGGACGGTACTGGGTACTGATCTAATTAAAAAGAAGCAAGTATAGGAAATTACATGACATACAATATTATTTacagaaggaaaaaaattgtttatGATGTAGCTTCGAATTCAGGTAAATTGTCTGGAACCACCACGAACGAATTCAATGATTCTCCACCCTTCAgtctcttcatcttccacGTTTTCAGGATCTCTAGTAAAGACCATTGCGTACGAACTCATTAAAATGTTAGATTCGTGACCTGCTGCCACCTCACCAGACTTTATACTTCTGTACAATTGAATCTCTTGAGCTCTGCAACCAACAATTAGAACTGGGATATCTTGTGGTGGCAACAATTTGGCACTAACGATATCCACACCTCTAATATCTAAGATACGACTGTCggcaaacaatttttgatccCTGAAGAACTTTTGTTGAGCTGCATAAACGTTAAATGGAGCTTCACTAAaccattttttcaatgtttTCTCATCACCTTTAGCGTAAGCTTCCAAAACTTCAGGGATGACATAATCTCTCAATTGTCTAGTAAAACCTTCACTGGTAAACGATGGatctaacaatttgaaCTGTCCGATAACTTTAGCAGTCTCGGTTTCAGcaaaaaatccaccaacCTTATTAGTGATCTTTCTTAAAATTACAATTAGAGGATTTTCATTTTCGTTCCAAAGTCTTACtttcaattgttgaatAGCACGACCAATAAAGGTCTTTTCTCTAAAatcttccacttttttACCTAAAGATTCCTTAGCTTCGATGTTTGTGGCCACCAAAGCGGTACCTGCTTCTTCGTTACTTCTAATGGCTCTGGCTCTTTTACCAGATGcaatttctctttcacGCTTTATTTTTCTCTGTTCTTTCGTTAAAAATCCACCATAACGAGATGTGTCTGCATCTTCCATGACTTCTGAAACATCCttgtaaattttggtaTTCCTCACTGGTTCAAAACTCTTATCTAGTTTTTTAGCGGTTGCAGATGCTGCACTTCTAGTAGATTTGGCAATCTCCGATTCCCATGCCTTGCTAGCAATACCTTCAACCGTTTCACCAGTCTTTTGTAGAGTTTTACCAACGATGGTAGATCCTTTTTGAGCTCTTAAATAAGCTTCTCTGGCTCTTTTCACACCTTCAGAATCACCTAAACGTCCAGATGCATCCTGTAATGTTTTAATATTCTCTTGTAGCTCTTGAGACTTCTCCCATTCTTTCTTGAAAGTATCACGGAAAATCTGAAGTGGACTACGACCTTGTAAAGACCTAGATGAAGTCGAAAAGAGTGCAACTGACCTCTGTGTTACTATTCCCTTGTACATGTTATATTATCTTATAGGTGGCCggaagaaggaagaaataATACTGCACCTGCACAGTAAAACCAAACTAGCAGAAACTAGTGAAAATCTCTGATAACTCTCGAATCGAGTTCCTTGACCCTTTTTACAAGTCTTCTTTTGATGGTTTTAACTCTGGTTAAAGTTAAACTTTGTTCGTCCAAtgtttgaaaatttttgcaTCTTGCAAGCGGTGAAAAAGTTGATTCGGATTTTGACAAGAGCAAGATGAGGTTAAATGTGGTCGTTTTCAATTCCTGAAAGCATCTATAGATTCCTTGGAATGTTCCGCATCTATTGATaccaatttgaagagaCTTCCTTTCGTTTTTTGAGTACTTTTATGCCCCCTTTGGTTTAAACGATCGGTGTCCGTACAGTTTGATGCTCAAGAGCATTGAAATTGGGATGAAGgttcaaaaaatttacaGATGGTTCATGTTAAACTCATCACATAGAGAAATCATTTCAGAGACCTCTGGTTTTCAGTCTATCCATATTCAATATTATTTCTGCTagttaaaaaattgtaagAGAGGTTCAAATCTGACTTTTGAGGATCTCTCATGTCGAATAAAAGACGGAGGATCCAAGGTCTTTTGCCGATCAATACGATTCAGTCCCATGGTGGTACCAAAGACGATAGACATAGTCATGAGAATAATGGTGATACATATCCAAGCGTAGATTTGAATGGTTCAGGATCTCCTAGAAGGTACAgagaatttagaaaagatCCTCGAGTGGTAgaggaattgaatcatTCGTCAACTAGGGATTTCTTGCCCCTAGGAGATGATAGCGAAACGTTTGAAAGAGCTGCAGAAAATAAAGAGGGAAAAGAAGACCagaatcaagaagaagatcaagCTCAAcatcaagattttgaaactttggaagagaCCACGCCTTTGAGACGTAGCATTAAAAGGGCCAATGGGTTATTATTTGCATCACCTGCAGAAGATGAGATTAAACATGGATTCAATGGAGTAGCGGCAACTGCACTTAAGGTGACAACATCTGGTGTTTTGAGAACTGTTGATATAAGGAAACAGATGGATGAAAAGAATCAATGCCTTATGATATTCCATAATGATTCACAGGGACCTAGAGTCAATTTTACCCATcgaaattttgaaattaaaaattctcaattggAACTTTTGCGTGATTGTGAAATGGTAATCTTTGATAAAGATAGCACTTGCATGGCAATggttttgaaagatctgAGATTTATAGATATGGATATCAAATCCAAGGTGGGACGTATACAGACGAAATTGTTATTGTGGATGAGTGACATGGAAGGTAAAGATAGTAGAATTAATAAAGTTAAGAATACTGTTACTGCGAATCAAAGTATTCAAACTAAGACGATGGAAGGTAGAGCTTTAGTGgttaaaaaattaaatgaaATTGCTATTCAGGATTGTAAAAGATCGGTTTTTACGATATCTTCAGATGATGCTGTGGAGAGATTAAAATCTAAAAGGAattttttggataaaaagaatttctcatcattGGGACCTCAGAAAAGGTTATCACAATATGCCTCCTCAGCTAGTCACAAGATACATGTACCGAGAACCCCTGTAGTCCATGATTTAGATGAGCCTCCCCTACCAAAAGTATCTGccaaagatttttatcattctAATACAGAGCACACTAATACTACTGATAACACTACAGATTTGTCCTCACCCGGTGAAAAGGTAGAAAAAGTAGAAACGgaacaaaagaaagatcCTTCGGAAGGGGTGAGAAGATCTGATAGGACCAAGAGTCGAAGTCCCGCACTGAAGCAAAGTACGCTTTGGGATTTGGATTctgaaaaagattttgaaacaCCAGAGATTTTCAAACCAAAATTACGCCataaatttgaagacgGGTCCAAATATACGATAACGAATCAAGATTTTAGATGTCTTTACAATCATGATTGGATTAATGATAGcattttggattttttcaccaaGTATTATGTggaaaattcaattgaaaggGGAATAGTGAAAAGGGATGAAGTTCATATAATgtcatctttcttttatACCAAATTGGTTAGTGATCCTAGTAACTATTATGGGAACGTGAAAAAATGGGTGAACAATTgtgatcttttcaagaagaaatatgtCGTGGTGCCGATTAATAACAGTTATCATTGGTTTGGTTGc
It includes:
- the RPB3 gene encoding DNA-directed RNA polymerase II core subunit RPB3 (highly similar to uniprot|P16370 Saccharomyces cerevisiae YIL021W) encodes the protein MSEEGPQVKIREATRENVDFILSHVELAMANSLRRVMIAEIPTLAIDSVEVETNTSVLADEFIAHRLGLIPLQSTDIEQLEYCRDCFCEDHCDKCSVVLTLQAIGESESTTNVYAKDLVIVSNLMGRNLGHPIIQDKEGNGVLICKLRKGQELTLKCVAKKGIAKEHAKWGPSAAIEFEYDPWNKLKHTEYWHEQDPAKEWPLSKNSEYEDPPNEGEPFDYRATANTFYMNVESVGSLSTDQVVLRGIDTLQKKVASILLALTQMDQDKVNFASGAPMGAVGDGDTMMNGDDYPYGATGGSGVYDDSW
- the TIM44 gene encoding protein translocase subunit TIM44 (highly similar to uniprot|Q01852 Saccharomyces cerevisiae YIL022W TIM44 48.8 kDa protein involved in mitochondrial protein import), which codes for MYKGIVTQRSVALFSTSSRSLQGRSPLQIFRDTFKKEWEKSQELQENIKTLQDASGRLGDSEGVKRAREAYLRAQKGSTIVGKTLQKTGETVEGIASKAWESEIAKSTRSAASATAKKLDKSFEPVRNTKIYKDVSEVMEDADTSRYGGFLTKEQRKIKREREIASGKRARAIRSNEEAGTALVATNIEAKESLGKKVEDFREKTFIGRAIQQLKVRLWNENENPLIVILRKITNKVGGFFAETETAKVIGQFKLLDPSFTSEGFTRQLRDYVIPEVLEAYAKGDEKTLKKWFSEAPFNVYAAQQKFFRDQKLFADSRILDIRGVDIVSAKLLPPQDIPVLIVGCRAQEIQLYRSIKSGEVAAGHESNILMSSYAMVFTRDPENVEDEETEGWRIIEFVRGGSRQFT
- the ULP2 gene encoding SUMO protease ULP2 (similar to uniprot|P40537 Saccharomyces cerevisiae YIL031W ULP2 Peptidase that deconjugates Smt3/SUMO-1 peptides from proteins plays a role in chromosome cohesion at centromeric regions and recovery from checkpoint arrest induced by DNA damage or DNA replication defects potential Cdc28p substrate), which encodes MSNKRRRIQGLLPINTIQSHGGTKDDRHSHENNGDTYPSVDLNGSGSPRRYREFRKDPRVVEELNHSSTRDFLPLGDDSETFERAAENKEGKEDQNQEEDQAQHQDFETLEETTPLRRSIKRANGLLFASPAEDEIKHGFNGVAATALKVTTSGVLRTVDIRKQMDEKNQCLMIFHNDSQGPRVNFTHRNFEIKNSQLELLRDCEMVIFDKDSTCMAMVLKDLRFIDMDIKSKVGRIQTKLLLWMSDMEGKDSRINKVKNTVTANQSIQTKTMEGRALVVKKLNEIAIQDCKRSVFTISSDDAVERLKSKRNFLDKKNFSSLGPQKRLSQYASSASHKIHVPRTPVVHDLDEPPLPKVSAKDFYHSNTEHTNTTDNTTDLSSPGEKVEKVETEQKKDPSEGVRRSDRTKSRSPALKQSTLWDLDSEKDFETPEIFKPKLRHKFEDGSKYTITNQDFRCLYNHDWINDSILDFFTKYYVENSIERGIVKRDEVHIMSSFFYTKLVSDPSNYYGNVKKWVNNCDLFKKKYVVVPINNSYHWFGCIITNLNVLYNHFKGLDTVSHFLQANDGKNPNAGSGKVEDDEISVSTPIVTILTFDSLRQTHTREIDPIKEFLMAYAKDKYSMDIDKTLIKMKTCMVPQQPNMSDCGVHVILNTKKFFEDPKATMDMWRMTKIRNKQSTRVVNEYFDRASRSGARKDLRNVLWDLQKKQIELMKERNEYIPEEDSGLKNEDEDDGDIEIIENFPQNEKESTDQGPSKDLVEVAPDQRLSPKSAVKKSLENSPTPANDVQEKDLAKSKDDKISIDRDRMVYHSKHSSPQRHVLESSPIGERPDENNRKNSDGLSSPYFGDSPLKRRAPSFGYKPRETILSPKHSSFVDVHESDQEERRRASSTSLKSSASPVILTNEMPYGKKLPVTTNHFYGERSSPSSSSEKALISDLDQDSDVNLVGGTKSELVGKDDKLSHLQQEFERELNDNISQTKDVGMFLNRPNKRQLRPVLVNSSRNILENDIHNVNRVGDEPSNAVIISQNDVQAISSEEKK
- a CDS encoding uncharacterized protein (conserved hypothetical protein), with translation MSGLYPIPDTRFESTFKRALNREAEKQRTLQWKKMGVEDPLVINQLQKNQPVKINSYVVCKVVARDVIFMPLVQGLLWTSLLITMKPWLRSVIQNGRKFGTFIYRTVLGTDLIKKKQV